A genomic window from Tolypothrix sp. PCC 7910 includes:
- the tatA gene encoding twin-arginine translocase TatA/TatE family subunit: MLFGLGWPEVAIIVIVAVVIFGPKKIPELGSALGKTLRGFKEEIKGSSADNNSDQDQ; encoded by the coding sequence ATGTTATTTGGACTAGGATGGCCAGAAGTTGCCATTATTGTGATAGTTGCTGTGGTAATTTTTGGGCCAAAAAAAATTCCCGAATTGGGAAGTGCGCTGGGTAAAACTCTACGGGGTTTTAAGGAGGAAATTAAAGGTTCTAGTGCAGATAATAACTCAGACCAAGACCAGTAA